The following coding sequences lie in one Phragmites australis chromosome 8, lpPhrAust1.1, whole genome shotgun sequence genomic window:
- the LOC133926217 gene encoding protein arginine N-methyltransferase PRMT10 — protein MASLPNGAAATGSSGAPAVDKEVDFANYFCTYAYLYHQKEMLCDRVRMDAYHSAVFRNAPHFRGKVVLDVGTGSGILAIWSAQAGARKVYAVEATDMAEHARELARANGVADIVEVIQGTVEDVVLPEKVDVIISEWMGYFLLRESMFDSVICARDRWLKPDGVMYPSHARMWLAPIRTGLGDKKMEDFDIAMDDWNLFVEDTQAYYGVNMNALTKAYRSENEKYYLKSSIWNNLHPNQVIGQAAVIKEIDCLTATVDDIREVRAQVMLPISLDEARLAALAGWFDVHFRGSKQNPAVEEVELNTAPNERGGTHWGQQVFLLKPPLKVTRGDSVKVSFSMVRSKENHRLMDMEFTYELHEFSGKQHPAITTKMYLE, from the exons ATGGCGTCCCTCCCGaacggcgccgccgccaccggttCCTCCGGCGCGCCCGCGGTGGATAAGGAAGTGGACTTTGCCAACTACTTCTGCACCTACGCCTACCTCTACCACCAGAAGGAGATGCTCTGCGACCGCGTCCGCATGGACGCCTACCACTCCGCCGTCTTCCGCAACGCTCCCCACTTCCGCGGCAAG GTTGTGCTTGACGTGGGCACGGGGAGCGGCATCCTTGCGATCTGGAGCGCGCAGGCCGGGGCCAGGAAGGTGTACGCCGTCGAGGCGACTGATATGGCGGAGCACGCGCGCGAGCTCGCGCGCGCCAACGGCGTTGCGGACATCGTCGAGGTGATACAGGGCACCGTGGAAGACGTTGTGCTTCCGGAGAAAG TGGATGTCATTATATCAGAGTGGATGGGCTACTTTCTTTTGAGAGAGTCCATGTTTGATTCTGTCATTTGCGCACGTGACCGCTGGTTGAAGCCAGATGGTGTAAT GTATCCTAGTCATGCTCGGATGTGGCTAGCACCGATAAGAACTGGTTTGGGTGACAAAAAGATGGAAGATTTTGATATTGCTATGGATGACTGGAATCTATTTGTTGAGGACACTCAAGCTTATTATGGGGTCAACATGAATGCTTTGACAAAGGCATATCGTTCAGAAAATGAAAAATACTATCTCAAG TCTTCAATATGGAACAATCTTCATCCAAACCAAGTTATCGGTCAAGCTGCAGTTATCAAGGAAATTGATTGCTTGACGGCCACTGTTGATGATATTCGAGAAGTTAGAGCACAAGTTATGTTGCCAATCAGCCTCGATGAAGCTAGATTAGCAGCACTAGCTGGATGGTTTGATGTTCATTTTCGA GGTAGTAAGCAAAACCCTGCAGTGGAAGAAGTTGAGTTAAATACGGCTCCGAATGAGCGTGGTGGAACTCATTGGGGGCAACAG gtATTCTTGCTGAAGCCACCTCTGAAAGTAACTAGAGGAGACAGTGTTAAGGTTTCCTTCTCGATGGTTCGCTCAAAAGAAAATCATCGACTTATGGATATGGAGTTCACCTATGAATTGCATGAGTTCTCTGGCAAGCAGCACCCAGCAATCACAACCAAGATGTACTTAGAGTAG
- the LOC133926218 gene encoding probable 1-deoxy-D-xylulose-5-phosphate synthase, chloroplastic isoform X1 gives MDTAFLRSPLIRNLVYEDCALLHSRSYHCYALQYVRCNRTDLKPCQTLSASPLRGLTHRLAALPDVDDFFWEKDPTPILDTIDAPIHLKNLSSKELKQLANEVRSEISFIMSRKCQPCSPGHSVVELTIAIHYVFNAPMDKILWDAGQHAYAHKILTGRRSLFHTIRQKNGLSGFTSRFESEYDPFGAGHGCNSLSAGLGMAVARDINGRKNRIVTVISNWTTMAGQVYEAMGHAGFLDSNMVVILNDSCHTLLPKADGRPKMSVNAFSSALSKVQSSKGFRRFREAAKGLTKWFGKGMHEFAAKVDEYARGMIGPHGATLFEELGLYYIGPIDGHNIDDLICVLKEVATLDSTGPVLVHVITGTENDTGGNIKSDITTNEEEPSNSSHALLKFLESGLSRTYNDYFVEALTTEAENDKRIVVVHGGMGVDRSLRLFQSRFPDRFFDLGIAEQHAVTFSAGLACGGLKPFCIIPSTFLQRAYDQIVEDVDMQKIPVRFAITNAGLVGSEGPTNSGAFDITFMSCLPNMIVMSPSNEDELIDMVATAAMIEDRPICFRYPRGAIVGTSSTLTYGNPLEIGKGEILAEGKEIAFLGYGEVVQRCLIARSLLSNFGIQATVANARFCKPLDIDLIRTLCQQHSFLITVEEGTVGGFGSHVSQFISLDGLLDGQIKWRPIVLPDRYIEHASLAEQLDLAGLTAHHIAATALTLLGRHRDALLLMK, from the exons ATGGATACGGCGTTTCTGCGTTCTCCACTCATTCGTAATTTAGTGTACGAAGATTGTGCCCTTCTGCACTCCAGAAGTTACCATTGCTATGCTCTTCAGTATGTGAGATGCAATCGGACAGATTTGAAGCCGTGCCAAACTCTATCTGCTTCGCCATTGAGG GGTTTGACTCACAGATTGGCCGCATTACCTGATGTCGATGATTTTTTCTGGGAGAAGGACCCTACACCAATCCTGGACACAATCGATGCACCAATTCATTTGAAAAATCTATCTAGTAAG GAGCTGAAGCAGTTGGCTAATGAAGTTCGCTCAGAAATATCTTTCATAATGTCCAGAAAATGCCAGCCATGTAGTCCTGGCCATTCAGTTGTGGAGCTGACAATTGCTATACATTACGTGTTCAATGCCCCAATGGATAAGATACTATGGGATGCTGGTCAGCAT GCATATGCGCACAAGATTCTCACAGGAAGGCGCTCTCTGTTCCATACCATTAGACAAAAAAATGGCCTTTCTGGTTTCACATCTCGTTTTGAGAGCGAGTATGATCCCTTCGGTGCTGGACATGGATGCAATAGTCTTTCTGCTGGCCTGG GGATGGCGGTTGCAAGGGATATAAATGGGAGGAAAAATCGAATAGTGACAGTTATCAGTAATTGGACAACCATGGCTGGCCAAGTGTACGAGGCAATGGGTCATGCTGGTTTCCTCGATTCTAACATGgttgttattctaaatgatagCTGTCACACCTTGCTTCCTAAAGCAGATGGCCGGCCAAAGATGTCAGTCAACGCCTTTTCTAGTGCTCTCAGCAAGGTTCAATCCAGCAAAGGATTTAGGAGGTTTAGGGAGGCTGCAAAG GGACTTACTAAATGGTTTGGCAAAGGGATGCATGAATTTGCTGCCAAGGTTGACGAGTATGCTCGTGGTATGATAGGTCCTCATGGAGCAACCCTTTTTGAAGAACTTGGACTGTATTATATTGGTCCTATTGATGGGCATAACATTGATGATCTAATCTGTGTACTTAAGGAGGTCGCCACTTTAGATTCAACTGGTCCAGTACTTGTACATGTAATTACTGGGACAGAAAATGACACTGGTGGCAATATTAAGAGTGACATCACTACAAATGAGGAAG AGCCTTCAAACTCAAGCCATGCTCTTCTTAAGTTTTTAGAGAGTGGACTTTCTAGGACATATAATGACTATTTTGTGGAAGCACTGACAACAGAAGCAGAGAATGACAAGCGCATTGTGGTAGTTCATGGTGGCATGGGAGTGGATCGATCACTCCGTTTATTCCAGTCCAGATTCCCAGACAGATTTTTTGACTTGGGCATCGCCGAGCAACATGCTGTTACCTTTTCTGCTGGTTTGGCATGTGGAGGTTTAAAACCTTTCTGCATAATTCCATCAACATTTCTTCAGCGAGCATATGATCAG ATAGTTGAAGATGTGGACATGCAAAAGATACCAGTTCGATTTGCAATCACAAATGCTGGTCTGGTGGGGTCAGAGGGGCCAACTAATTCAGGAGCATTTGACATTACATTCATGTCATGCTTGCCGAACATGATTGTCATGTCACCATCTAATGAGGATGAACTTATTGACATGGTAGCAACAGCTGCAATGATTGAGGACAGACCTATTTGCTTCCGGTATCCTAGGGGTGCCATTGTTGGAACTAGCAGTACTTTAACATATGGGAATCCACTTGAG ATTGGCAAAGGAGAGATTCTTGCCGAAGGAAAAGAGATAGCTTTTCTCGGCTATGGTGAAGTGGTTCAGAGATGCTTGATAGCTCGATCTCTTCTATCCAACTTTGGCATTCAGGCGACTGTTGCCAATGCGAGATTTTGCAAGCCACTTGACATTGATTTAATCAGAACGTTATGCCAACAGCACAGTTTTCTTATCACGGTGGAAGAAGGAACAGTTGGTGGCTTTGGCTCGCATGTCTCACAATTTATTTCACTCGATGGTCTACTAGATGGCCAAATAAAG TGGCGACCCATTGTGCTGCCAGACAGGTACATAGAACATGCTTCGCTCGCTGAGCAACTCGATTTGGCTGGCCTAACTGCTCATCATATAGCCGCAACTGCATTGACTCTCCTTGGGCGACACCGGGACGCACTTTTGTTGATGAAGTAA
- the LOC133926218 gene encoding probable 1-deoxy-D-xylulose-5-phosphate synthase, chloroplastic isoform X2, giving the protein MSRKCQPCSPGHSVVELTIAIHYVFNAPMDKILWDAGQHAYAHKILTGRRSLFHTIRQKNGLSGFTSRFESEYDPFGAGHGCNSLSAGLGMAVARDINGRKNRIVTVISNWTTMAGQVYEAMGHAGFLDSNMVVILNDSCHTLLPKADGRPKMSVNAFSSALSKVQSSKGFRRFREAAKGLTKWFGKGMHEFAAKVDEYARGMIGPHGATLFEELGLYYIGPIDGHNIDDLICVLKEVATLDSTGPVLVHVITGTENDTGGNIKSDITTNEEEPSNSSHALLKFLESGLSRTYNDYFVEALTTEAENDKRIVVVHGGMGVDRSLRLFQSRFPDRFFDLGIAEQHAVTFSAGLACGGLKPFCIIPSTFLQRAYDQIVEDVDMQKIPVRFAITNAGLVGSEGPTNSGAFDITFMSCLPNMIVMSPSNEDELIDMVATAAMIEDRPICFRYPRGAIVGTSSTLTYGNPLEIGKGEILAEGKEIAFLGYGEVVQRCLIARSLLSNFGIQATVANARFCKPLDIDLIRTLCQQHSFLITVEEGTVGGFGSHVSQFISLDGLLDGQIKWRPIVLPDRYIEHASLAEQLDLAGLTAHHIAATALTLLGRHRDALLLMK; this is encoded by the exons ATGTCCAGAAAATGCCAGCCATGTAGTCCTGGCCATTCAGTTGTGGAGCTGACAATTGCTATACATTACGTGTTCAATGCCCCAATGGATAAGATACTATGGGATGCTGGTCAGCAT GCATATGCGCACAAGATTCTCACAGGAAGGCGCTCTCTGTTCCATACCATTAGACAAAAAAATGGCCTTTCTGGTTTCACATCTCGTTTTGAGAGCGAGTATGATCCCTTCGGTGCTGGACATGGATGCAATAGTCTTTCTGCTGGCCTGG GGATGGCGGTTGCAAGGGATATAAATGGGAGGAAAAATCGAATAGTGACAGTTATCAGTAATTGGACAACCATGGCTGGCCAAGTGTACGAGGCAATGGGTCATGCTGGTTTCCTCGATTCTAACATGgttgttattctaaatgatagCTGTCACACCTTGCTTCCTAAAGCAGATGGCCGGCCAAAGATGTCAGTCAACGCCTTTTCTAGTGCTCTCAGCAAGGTTCAATCCAGCAAAGGATTTAGGAGGTTTAGGGAGGCTGCAAAG GGACTTACTAAATGGTTTGGCAAAGGGATGCATGAATTTGCTGCCAAGGTTGACGAGTATGCTCGTGGTATGATAGGTCCTCATGGAGCAACCCTTTTTGAAGAACTTGGACTGTATTATATTGGTCCTATTGATGGGCATAACATTGATGATCTAATCTGTGTACTTAAGGAGGTCGCCACTTTAGATTCAACTGGTCCAGTACTTGTACATGTAATTACTGGGACAGAAAATGACACTGGTGGCAATATTAAGAGTGACATCACTACAAATGAGGAAG AGCCTTCAAACTCAAGCCATGCTCTTCTTAAGTTTTTAGAGAGTGGACTTTCTAGGACATATAATGACTATTTTGTGGAAGCACTGACAACAGAAGCAGAGAATGACAAGCGCATTGTGGTAGTTCATGGTGGCATGGGAGTGGATCGATCACTCCGTTTATTCCAGTCCAGATTCCCAGACAGATTTTTTGACTTGGGCATCGCCGAGCAACATGCTGTTACCTTTTCTGCTGGTTTGGCATGTGGAGGTTTAAAACCTTTCTGCATAATTCCATCAACATTTCTTCAGCGAGCATATGATCAG ATAGTTGAAGATGTGGACATGCAAAAGATACCAGTTCGATTTGCAATCACAAATGCTGGTCTGGTGGGGTCAGAGGGGCCAACTAATTCAGGAGCATTTGACATTACATTCATGTCATGCTTGCCGAACATGATTGTCATGTCACCATCTAATGAGGATGAACTTATTGACATGGTAGCAACAGCTGCAATGATTGAGGACAGACCTATTTGCTTCCGGTATCCTAGGGGTGCCATTGTTGGAACTAGCAGTACTTTAACATATGGGAATCCACTTGAG ATTGGCAAAGGAGAGATTCTTGCCGAAGGAAAAGAGATAGCTTTTCTCGGCTATGGTGAAGTGGTTCAGAGATGCTTGATAGCTCGATCTCTTCTATCCAACTTTGGCATTCAGGCGACTGTTGCCAATGCGAGATTTTGCAAGCCACTTGACATTGATTTAATCAGAACGTTATGCCAACAGCACAGTTTTCTTATCACGGTGGAAGAAGGAACAGTTGGTGGCTTTGGCTCGCATGTCTCACAATTTATTTCACTCGATGGTCTACTAGATGGCCAAATAAAG TGGCGACCCATTGTGCTGCCAGACAGGTACATAGAACATGCTTCGCTCGCTGAGCAACTCGATTTGGCTGGCCTAACTGCTCATCATATAGCCGCAACTGCATTGACTCTCCTTGGGCGACACCGGGACGCACTTTTGTTGATGAAGTAA
- the LOC133926218 gene encoding probable 1-deoxy-D-xylulose-5-phosphate synthase, chloroplastic isoform X3, whose amino-acid sequence MRTRFSQEGALCSIPLDKKMAFLVSHLVLRASMIPSVLDMDAIVFLLAWLENYFLSGMAVARDINGRKNRIVTVISNWTTMAGQVYEAMGHAGFLDSNMVVILNDSCHTLLPKADGRPKMSVNAFSSALSKVQSSKGFRRFREAAKGLTKWFGKGMHEFAAKVDEYARGMIGPHGATLFEELGLYYIGPIDGHNIDDLICVLKEVATLDSTGPVLVHVITGTENDTGGNIKSDITTNEEEPSNSSHALLKFLESGLSRTYNDYFVEALTTEAENDKRIVVVHGGMGVDRSLRLFQSRFPDRFFDLGIAEQHAVTFSAGLACGGLKPFCIIPSTFLQRAYDQIVEDVDMQKIPVRFAITNAGLVGSEGPTNSGAFDITFMSCLPNMIVMSPSNEDELIDMVATAAMIEDRPICFRYPRGAIVGTSSTLTYGNPLEIGKGEILAEGKEIAFLGYGEVVQRCLIARSLLSNFGIQATVANARFCKPLDIDLIRTLCQQHSFLITVEEGTVGGFGSHVSQFISLDGLLDGQIKWRPIVLPDRYIEHASLAEQLDLAGLTAHHIAATALTLLGRHRDALLLMK is encoded by the exons ATGCGCACAAGATTCTCACAGGAAGGCGCTCTCTGTTCCATACCATTAGACAAAAAAATGGCCTTTCTGGTTTCACATCTCGTTTTGAGAGCGAGTATGATCCCTTCGGTGCTGGACATGGATGCAATAGTCTTTCTGCTGGCCTGG CTTGAGAATTACTTCTTATCAGGGATGGCGGTTGCAAGGGATATAAATGGGAGGAAAAATCGAATAGTGACAGTTATCAGTAATTGGACAACCATGGCTGGCCAAGTGTACGAGGCAATGGGTCATGCTGGTTTCCTCGATTCTAACATGgttgttattctaaatgatagCTGTCACACCTTGCTTCCTAAAGCAGATGGCCGGCCAAAGATGTCAGTCAACGCCTTTTCTAGTGCTCTCAGCAAGGTTCAATCCAGCAAAGGATTTAGGAGGTTTAGGGAGGCTGCAAAG GGACTTACTAAATGGTTTGGCAAAGGGATGCATGAATTTGCTGCCAAGGTTGACGAGTATGCTCGTGGTATGATAGGTCCTCATGGAGCAACCCTTTTTGAAGAACTTGGACTGTATTATATTGGTCCTATTGATGGGCATAACATTGATGATCTAATCTGTGTACTTAAGGAGGTCGCCACTTTAGATTCAACTGGTCCAGTACTTGTACATGTAATTACTGGGACAGAAAATGACACTGGTGGCAATATTAAGAGTGACATCACTACAAATGAGGAAG AGCCTTCAAACTCAAGCCATGCTCTTCTTAAGTTTTTAGAGAGTGGACTTTCTAGGACATATAATGACTATTTTGTGGAAGCACTGACAACAGAAGCAGAGAATGACAAGCGCATTGTGGTAGTTCATGGTGGCATGGGAGTGGATCGATCACTCCGTTTATTCCAGTCCAGATTCCCAGACAGATTTTTTGACTTGGGCATCGCCGAGCAACATGCTGTTACCTTTTCTGCTGGTTTGGCATGTGGAGGTTTAAAACCTTTCTGCATAATTCCATCAACATTTCTTCAGCGAGCATATGATCAG ATAGTTGAAGATGTGGACATGCAAAAGATACCAGTTCGATTTGCAATCACAAATGCTGGTCTGGTGGGGTCAGAGGGGCCAACTAATTCAGGAGCATTTGACATTACATTCATGTCATGCTTGCCGAACATGATTGTCATGTCACCATCTAATGAGGATGAACTTATTGACATGGTAGCAACAGCTGCAATGATTGAGGACAGACCTATTTGCTTCCGGTATCCTAGGGGTGCCATTGTTGGAACTAGCAGTACTTTAACATATGGGAATCCACTTGAG ATTGGCAAAGGAGAGATTCTTGCCGAAGGAAAAGAGATAGCTTTTCTCGGCTATGGTGAAGTGGTTCAGAGATGCTTGATAGCTCGATCTCTTCTATCCAACTTTGGCATTCAGGCGACTGTTGCCAATGCGAGATTTTGCAAGCCACTTGACATTGATTTAATCAGAACGTTATGCCAACAGCACAGTTTTCTTATCACGGTGGAAGAAGGAACAGTTGGTGGCTTTGGCTCGCATGTCTCACAATTTATTTCACTCGATGGTCTACTAGATGGCCAAATAAAG TGGCGACCCATTGTGCTGCCAGACAGGTACATAGAACATGCTTCGCTCGCTGAGCAACTCGATTTGGCTGGCCTAACTGCTCATCATATAGCCGCAACTGCATTGACTCTCCTTGGGCGACACCGGGACGCACTTTTGTTGATGAAGTAA